A genomic stretch from Limanda limanda chromosome 11, fLimLim1.1, whole genome shotgun sequence includes:
- the tnfb gene encoding tumor necrosis factor b (TNF superfamily, member 2), with protein MVNYTSAPADVESGLEERTVVLVEKSSSTGWMCKVMGGLFIAVLCLGGVLLFSTYWNRSEVMKESGQTATLTKMDRDENKTDHHQTLKQISSRAKAAIHLEGSQQASTKNSKAKLVWESGTGSAFAQGGFELVNNQIIIPETGLYFVYSQASFRVSCRDGDAEGKDGEAKLTSVSHRIWRYADSEGDNVSLMSAVRSACQIAPTQVAQTQDYAVQDGQGWYNAIYLGAVFQLNRGDKLWTETNMFTELETEGGKTFFGVFAL; from the exons ATGGTGAATTACACAAGTGCCCCAGCTGACGTGGAGTCGGGTCTGGAGGAGAGGACGGTGGTCCTGGTGGAGAAGTCGTCGTCCACAGGGTGGATGTGTAAAGTGATGGGGGGCCTTTTCATCGCGGTCCTTTGTTTAGGAGGCGTTCTGTTGTTTTCTACTTACTGGAACAGATCTGAAGTCATG aaGGAATCAGGCCAAACAGCAACTCTGACCAAGATGGACAGGGATGAGAACAAAACAG atCACCACCAAACACTAAAgcagatcagcagcagagccaAGGCAGCCATCCATTTAGAAG GTAGCCAACAGGCATCGACCAAGAATTCCAAAGCGAAGCTGGTGTGGGAGAGCGGCACAGGCTCAGCGTTCGCTCAGGGCGGCTTCGAACTGGTGAACAACCAGATCATCATCCCAGAAACCGGCCTCTACTTCGTCTACAGCCAGGCGTCGTTCAGAGTCTCCTGCAGGGACGGCGACGCCGAGGGCAAGGATGGAGAGGCGAAACTCACATCTGTCAGCCACAGGATTTGGCGTTACGCTGATTCCGAGGGCGACAACGTGTCCCTGATGAGTGCGGTGAGGTCGGCGTGCCAGATCGCCCCGACTCAGGTCGCCCAGACTCAGGATTACGCCGTCCAAGACGGACAGGGCTGGTACAACGCCATCTACCTGGGCGCAGTGTTCCAGCTGAACAGAGGAGACAAACTGTGGACGGAGACCAACATGTTCACGGAGCTGGAGACCGAGGGCGGCAAAACCTTCTTTGGTGTGTTTGCACTTTAA